A stretch of the Phormidium ambiguum IAM M-71 genome encodes the following:
- a CDS encoding peptidase domain-containing ABC transporter codes for MTQAVSRSQIQTFLAQTEPFNQLEISALQKLAAECQLLRYRIGQPIIQRELPLTQVAIVYMGQVRVLGYDQRSQTPVSLYMAGPGKVLGWASLVRGEGCETAIASDEVICITIPSTVFLSFINQESILRQAYRDQPSISEIFELLSLELQRRAIATVNLKELTADVLPHAKVVNLPNGQATLPELDRNLLWMVSSGMIGAFSNGSRFPIQDTPSSWVPVKGKQGGRLLGVPLSALPNSTVIAPVVEAEVVETEIEDSESATTQHSPYDNIPYATEAPPKIEPTIVSERPFQFFKGRGPIEAPLACFKMLAKYMGVPFRREVIYKIIDNQNKTKGGLTLLTCGGISEMMGISAQLIQIQAAAIPRLKAPALIQWQESFAILQKISEKEIVIAVPEEGIRRRTPREFAETWGSEGQVLLLQPRPEGQREKFSLRWFLPAIKKHKKVLIEVFIASFLVQLFALANPLATQVIIDQVIKDRSDSILHSVGLLLLVVAVFEALLTYIRTTLFVDTTNRIDISLGSEVIDHMLKLPLNYFDNRRVGELAGRVNELENIRQFLTGTALTVVLDALFSVFYIAFMLVYSVPLTLVALSTIPLFAILTLTVAPIVQRQLRTKAERHADTQSYLVEVLSGIQTVKAQTIELKSRWNWQEKYARYVSAGFKTVLTFSTASSLSGFFNKLSGLLLLWVGAYMVISNPPQLTLGQLIAFRIIAGYVTSPLLRLVQLWQNFQETALSIERLSDILDAHPEADETNSTNIAMPPIQGGVTYENLSFRFNPTGPLQLVNINLDFAPGTFVGIVGQSGSGKSTLMKLLQRLYEPTAGRIQVDGYDIAKVELYSLRRQIGMVLQDTLLFNGTIRENISLTNPEATDEEIIEAAKIAVAHDFIMSLSNGYNTVVGERGSSLSGGQRQRIAIARTVLQSPRMLILDEATSALDYHSEHQVCENLGKAFKDRTVFFITHRLSTVRSADLILMMDQGAVVEQGTHKELMALKGRYYCLYQQQESEIM; via the coding sequence ATGACCCAAGCAGTTTCTCGATCGCAAATTCAAACATTTCTCGCCCAGACAGAACCTTTTAACCAACTGGAAATCAGCGCATTACAAAAGTTAGCGGCTGAATGCCAGTTATTGCGGTATCGCATTGGGCAACCAATTATTCAAAGAGAACTCCCGCTGACCCAAGTAGCAATTGTTTACATGGGACAAGTGCGGGTGTTAGGCTACGACCAACGCAGCCAAACTCCGGTTAGTTTGTATATGGCAGGGCCGGGAAAAGTGCTAGGTTGGGCAAGCTTAGTCAGAGGTGAGGGTTGTGAAACTGCGATCGCATCAGATGAAGTAATCTGTATTACTATTCCCAGCACAGTATTTTTATCTTTCATTAATCAAGAATCAATCCTCCGCCAAGCGTATCGGGATCAACCAAGCATCAGCGAAATATTTGAACTTTTAAGTTTAGAATTACAACGTCGGGCGATCGCTACAGTAAACCTGAAGGAACTAACCGCAGACGTTTTACCCCATGCAAAAGTAGTCAATCTGCCCAACGGTCAAGCCACATTACCAGAACTCGATCGCAATCTATTATGGATGGTTAGTAGTGGGATGATTGGCGCATTCTCCAACGGCAGCCGTTTTCCCATCCAAGACACCCCATCCAGTTGGGTACCAGTCAAAGGTAAACAAGGCGGACGTTTATTAGGAGTACCTTTATCGGCTTTACCAAATTCCACTGTAATTGCGCCAGTCGTGGAAGCAGAAGTTGTCGAAACAGAAATCGAAGATTCAGAGTCAGCGACTACGCAACACTCACCCTACGACAACATTCCCTACGCCACCGAAGCCCCACCAAAGATTGAACCGACTATTGTTTCCGAACGTCCGTTTCAATTTTTTAAAGGACGTGGGCCGATCGAAGCGCCCCTAGCTTGCTTTAAAATGCTAGCTAAATATATGGGCGTACCCTTCCGCCGCGAAGTCATCTATAAAATTATTGACAACCAAAATAAAACCAAAGGCGGACTAACACTCCTCACCTGCGGCGGCATATCAGAAATGATGGGCATTAGCGCCCAATTAATTCAAATCCAAGCCGCCGCAATTCCCCGGTTAAAAGCACCAGCATTAATTCAATGGCAAGAAAGCTTTGCCATTCTCCAAAAAATTAGCGAAAAAGAAATAGTAATAGCAGTTCCCGAAGAAGGAATTCGCCGTCGCACTCCCAGAGAATTCGCCGAAACTTGGGGTTCGGAAGGACAAGTATTATTACTCCAACCACGCCCCGAAGGACAAAGAGAAAAATTCAGTCTGCGGTGGTTTTTACCTGCAATTAAGAAGCATAAAAAAGTCCTGATTGAAGTATTTATCGCTTCTTTCTTAGTACAATTATTTGCCTTAGCAAATCCTTTAGCAACTCAGGTAATTATTGATCAAGTAATTAAAGACCGCAGCGATAGCATTCTGCATAGTGTGGGATTGTTGCTATTAGTTGTAGCCGTTTTTGAAGCCTTACTAACATATATCAGGACAACTTTATTTGTTGATACCACCAACCGAATAGATATTAGTTTAGGTTCAGAAGTAATTGACCACATGCTGAAATTACCTCTGAACTACTTTGATAACCGTCGGGTAGGGGAACTAGCCGGACGGGTAAACGAGTTGGAAAATATTCGCCAATTCTTAACCGGAACGGCGTTAACTGTAGTGTTAGACGCGCTATTTTCCGTGTTTTACATTGCCTTCATGTTGGTGTACAGCGTCCCACTAACATTGGTGGCTTTATCAACAATTCCCTTATTTGCCATTCTGACTTTAACAGTTGCCCCGATCGTCCAACGCCAACTCCGCACCAAAGCCGAACGACACGCCGACACCCAATCATATTTAGTCGAAGTTTTATCGGGGATTCAAACAGTTAAAGCCCAAACAATTGAATTAAAATCTCGCTGGAATTGGCAAGAAAAATACGCTCGTTATGTATCAGCAGGATTTAAAACCGTATTAACTTTTAGTACCGCCAGTTCGCTGTCTGGATTCTTTAATAAATTGTCTGGTTTGTTGCTGTTGTGGGTAGGTGCTTACATGGTAATTTCTAACCCACCGCAATTAACATTAGGGCAATTAATCGCTTTCCGCATCATTGCTGGATATGTCACCAGTCCTTTGTTACGTTTAGTGCAATTGTGGCAAAACTTCCAAGAAACAGCTTTGTCTATTGAACGTCTCAGCGACATTTTAGATGCTCATCCTGAAGCGGATGAAACTAACAGCACTAACATTGCCATGCCACCAATTCAAGGTGGTGTCACCTACGAAAATTTATCGTTCCGATTCAATCCTACAGGGCCTCTGCAACTGGTAAATATTAATTTAGATTTTGCTCCTGGAACTTTTGTCGGAATTGTAGGTCAAAGTGGTTCGGGTAAGAGTACTTTGATGAAATTGCTGCAAAGATTGTACGAACCAACAGCAGGAAGAATTCAAGTCGATGGCTACGATATTGCTAAGGTAGAGTTGTACTCCTTACGTCGCCAAATTGGGATGGTCTTGCAGGATACACTGCTGTTTAATGGCACAATCCGGGAAAACATTAGTTTAACTAACCCAGAAGCTACAGATGAGGAGATTATTGAGGCAGCGAAGATTGCCGTAGCTCATGACTTTATTATGTCCTTGTCTAATGGTTATAACACGGTGGTCGGTGAACGGGGTTCTTCGCTTTCGGGGGGACAAAGACAAAGGATAGCTATAGCTAGAACTGTGTTGCAAAGCCCGAGAATGCTAATTCTGGACGAAGCTACTAGCGCCCTCGACTACCACTCGGAACACCAAGTCTGTGAAAACCTGGGAAAGGCATTTAAAGACCGCACAGTTTTCTTTATTACTCACCGCTTGAGTACTGTGAGAAGTGCAGATTTAATCCTGATGATGGATCAAGGTGCTGTTGTAGAACAGGGAACTCACAAAGAATTAATGGCGCTGAAAGGACGTTACTATTGCCTTTATCAGCAACAGGAATCAGAAATAATGTAA